A stretch of Lewinella sp. 4G2 DNA encodes these proteins:
- the dnaE gene encoding DNA polymerase III subunit alpha, with translation MPEFCHLHCHTQYSLLDGASEIGQMMDKAAADGQKGVAMTDHGNMFGAFKFVNEATKRNIKPMIGCEFYLVEDRHKKAFSRAAGEKDKRYHQLMLAKNKKGYQNLCKLCSIGYIEGLYGKYPRIDKELIEKYHEGLIVTSCCIGAEIPQLLIAGKDEEAEQALKWWLNIFEDDYYIEIQRHRGIEDIDLGKDREGRTIYSGKSQEDINVKLLALAMKHNVKVICTNDSHYVEEEDYLPHDLLLCVNTGSLKEDPKRFSFPSSDFYFKKQVEMATLFHDHPESVANTMEVYDKIEVLTLAQDVLLPNFPMPAEFATQDEYLRHLTYEGARKRYGEINEVTRERLDFELDVIKASGYPGYFLIVQDFTTAAREMGVSVGPGRGSAAGSAVAYCVGITNVDPIKYDLLFERFLNPERVSMPDIDIDFDDVGRQKVIDYVIDKYGQEQVAQIITYGTMAAKSSLRDVGRVMDIPLSEVDRVAKSFPLQLGASLNQVLADGDIHPKLKGKLNSEDAERAYAFRDLAAGNDDIGEMIRMAKKLEGSIRNTGIHACGVVITPDDVTDYVPVTADKDTGMYVSQFDNSVAEDAGLLKMDFLGLKTLTIIKDALRMIKENHGVDIDVDELPLDDLKTYELFQRGETNGIFQYESGGMQKHMKNLKPTTFDDLIAMNALYRPGPLEYIPEFIERKHGRKPIVYTLDAEEQYLKETFGIYVYQEQIMLLSQSIANFSKGEADVLRKAMGKKKKDVLDKMYPKFLEGGKVNGHAEDKLGKIWKDWEAFASYAFNKSHSTCYALVAYHTAYLKAHYPAEYMASVLTHNKSDQTKMTFFLRECKRMEVPVLSPDINESQSEFAVNKDGAIRIGMTALKGVGEGPVESILKAREDGPFESLFNLMQRVEPGTVNKRVLEALVYAGGFDCFESMHRAQYFAPSEKYDSYLEHVTKFANAYQAQLASAANSLFGAIQEEVLPVEPSAPEAAEWLLPIKLAHEKEVTGVYVSGHPLDGYKLEIDNFVTCGLNELNPERYGRQTVKLAGMIVSAQHRVSKNGNGWGIFVLGDYDGSIEFTLFGEDYQKFRHILQQGTALFVTAFYKKSWRNDDLELNIKDVKLLEGIGRDLTEAIILKFQVGSVTGKMVRDLDELCQRFPGQQKLRMVFIDNQEQMKLKMFSLKRTVDADTDFIKGVERLGVQYDLARGRAN, from the coding sequence ATGTTCGGGGCCTTCAAGTTCGTCAACGAAGCCACGAAGCGGAACATCAAACCGATGATCGGCTGCGAATTTTACCTCGTCGAAGACCGCCACAAGAAAGCCTTCTCCCGCGCGGCCGGCGAAAAGGACAAGCGCTACCACCAGCTGATGCTGGCCAAGAACAAAAAGGGCTACCAGAACCTCTGTAAGCTCTGCTCCATCGGCTACATCGAGGGACTTTACGGGAAGTACCCACGGATCGATAAGGAACTCATCGAAAAGTACCACGAAGGACTGATCGTGACGAGTTGCTGCATCGGTGCGGAAATCCCCCAACTACTCATCGCGGGAAAGGACGAGGAAGCCGAGCAAGCCCTCAAGTGGTGGCTCAACATTTTCGAGGACGACTATTACATCGAGATCCAGCGCCACCGGGGTATCGAGGATATTGACCTCGGTAAGGACCGCGAAGGCCGCACCATCTACTCCGGTAAAAGCCAGGAAGACATCAACGTCAAGCTCCTCGCCTTGGCGATGAAGCACAACGTAAAGGTGATCTGTACCAACGATAGCCACTACGTCGAGGAGGAGGATTACCTGCCCCACGACCTGCTGCTGTGCGTTAATACCGGCAGCTTGAAGGAAGACCCCAAGCGCTTCAGTTTCCCCAGCTCCGATTTTTACTTCAAGAAGCAGGTGGAGATGGCCACCCTCTTCCACGACCACCCGGAATCGGTGGCCAACACGATGGAGGTTTACGATAAGATCGAGGTCCTGACCCTGGCCCAGGACGTACTCCTGCCAAACTTCCCCATGCCGGCGGAGTTTGCGACCCAGGATGAGTACCTCCGCCACCTCACCTACGAGGGCGCCCGCAAACGCTACGGAGAGATCAACGAAGTGACGCGGGAACGGCTCGATTTCGAGCTCGACGTCATCAAGGCCTCCGGTTACCCCGGCTACTTCCTCATTGTGCAGGACTTCACCACCGCCGCCCGGGAAATGGGCGTGAGCGTAGGTCCCGGCCGGGGTTCCGCTGCCGGATCCGCCGTGGCCTACTGCGTCGGAATCACCAACGTGGACCCGATCAAGTACGATCTCCTGTTTGAGAGATTCCTGAACCCAGAGCGGGTATCGATGCCCGATATTGATATTGACTTCGACGACGTCGGCCGCCAGAAGGTGATCGATTACGTGATCGACAAGTACGGCCAGGAGCAGGTGGCCCAGATCATCACCTACGGTACGATGGCCGCTAAATCCTCTCTCCGCGACGTTGGTCGGGTAATGGATATTCCACTCAGTGAAGTTGACCGCGTAGCCAAATCCTTCCCCCTCCAACTCGGGGCCAGCCTGAACCAGGTATTGGCCGACGGCGACATCCACCCCAAGCTTAAGGGCAAACTCAACTCCGAGGACGCCGAGCGCGCCTACGCCTTCCGCGACCTCGCCGCCGGGAACGACGACATCGGGGAGATGATCCGTATGGCGAAGAAACTGGAAGGCTCCATCCGCAACACCGGCATCCACGCCTGTGGCGTCGTCATCACCCCGGACGACGTGACCGACTACGTACCCGTCACCGCCGATAAGGATACGGGGATGTACGTCAGCCAGTTCGATAACTCCGTAGCCGAAGACGCCGGCCTGCTGAAGATGGACTTCCTGGGCCTTAAGACCCTGACCATCATCAAGGATGCCCTGCGGATGATAAAAGAAAACCACGGGGTAGACATCGACGTCGATGAGCTTCCGCTCGATGACCTGAAGACCTACGAACTCTTCCAGCGGGGAGAAACCAACGGCATCTTCCAGTACGAATCCGGCGGGATGCAGAAGCATATGAAGAACCTCAAACCAACCACGTTTGACGACCTCATTGCCATGAACGCCCTCTACCGCCCTGGCCCGCTGGAGTACATTCCCGAGTTCATCGAGCGGAAGCACGGCCGCAAGCCGATCGTGTACACCCTGGATGCCGAGGAACAATACCTGAAGGAGACCTTCGGTATCTACGTCTACCAGGAGCAGATCATGTTGCTCTCCCAGTCCATCGCCAACTTCTCTAAGGGGGAGGCCGACGTGCTCCGGAAGGCAATGGGTAAAAAGAAAAAGGACGTCCTGGACAAGATGTACCCCAAGTTCCTCGAAGGCGGAAAGGTCAACGGCCACGCTGAAGACAAACTCGGTAAGATCTGGAAGGACTGGGAAGCTTTCGCCTCCTACGCCTTCAATAAATCTCACTCCACCTGTTACGCCCTGGTGGCCTACCACACGGCCTACCTCAAGGCCCACTACCCGGCGGAGTACATGGCGTCCGTCCTGACCCACAATAAGTCGGACCAGACCAAGATGACCTTCTTCCTCCGCGAGTGTAAGCGAATGGAGGTACCCGTACTGAGCCCGGACATCAACGAAAGCCAGTCGGAGTTTGCCGTCAACAAGGACGGCGCCATCCGCATTGGGATGACGGCCCTGAAGGGCGTGGGTGAAGGCCCTGTGGAGTCCATCCTGAAAGCCCGGGAGGACGGCCCGTTCGAAAGCCTCTTCAACCTCATGCAGCGGGTGGAGCCCGGAACCGTCAACAAGCGGGTACTGGAAGCCCTCGTCTACGCGGGTGGTTTTGATTGCTTCGAAAGTATGCACCGGGCCCAATACTTCGCCCCGAGTGAGAAGTACGATAGCTACCTGGAGCACGTGACGAAGTTCGCGAATGCCTACCAGGCGCAACTGGCGTCCGCGGCCAATAGCCTGTTCGGCGCCATCCAGGAAGAAGTATTACCGGTGGAGCCCTCCGCCCCCGAAGCCGCGGAGTGGTTACTGCCCATCAAGCTGGCTCACGAGAAGGAGGTTACCGGTGTTTACGTCTCCGGCCACCCCCTGGATGGCTACAAGCTGGAGATCGATAACTTCGTCACCTGTGGTCTTAACGAACTCAACCCGGAACGCTACGGCCGGCAAACCGTCAAACTGGCGGGCATGATCGTCTCGGCCCAGCACCGGGTAAGTAAGAACGGTAATGGTTGGGGCATCTTCGTTTTGGGAGATTACGACGGCAGCATCGAATTCACCCTCTTCGGCGAGGACTATCAGAAGTTCCGCCACATCCTCCAGCAGGGGACGGCGCTCTTCGTTACGGCCTTCTACAAAAAATCCTGGCGCAACGACGACCTGGAGCTCAACATCAAAGACGTGAAGCTACTCGAGGGTATCGGCCGCGATCTGACGGAAGCCATCATCCTGAAATTCCAGGTGGGCAGCGTGACCGGTAAGATGGTCCGCGACCTCGACGAACTCTGCCAGCGCTTCCCCGGCCAGCAAAAGCTACGGATGGTTTTCATTGACAACCAGGAGCAAATGAAGCTCAAGATGTTCTCCCTCAAACGTACCGTGGATGCGGATACCGACTTTATAAAGGGTGTGGAACGATTGGGGGTGCAGTATGATTTGGCGCGAGGGCGGGCGAATTAG
- a CDS encoding DUF4837 family protein, with protein sequence MTNRFLSLLLLFGLALGVSSCAGDNAFTSRLNPIPGAFGSINSVTVVADSSLWLNGASDSIAYFLEAPYIILPQPEPIFDVRFIEPEKLSAVPTFRELRNYVVLADISDKNSPTTKMVVKDLSDAKIQQVKEEGFSTVVARNKWATGQQLIYLMGKNREELLRGMSSTRAAVVKRIADSENLRMKETAFFQGVDKALMDTISQRTGARIRVPYGYELVPVRSDDFVWFKRGTRKGSMNIMVTKVPYENQEQLSKEGLKTIRDQIGKRYVSSSLADTYMRVNDKDLPLFTETTDLNGAFAIEGRGIWEMENDFQGGPFISYLINDEANRQLVLVDGFILAPGEKKRDLMGELEQILATTKVN encoded by the coding sequence ATGACCAACCGCTTTTTATCCCTGCTCCTGCTTTTTGGCCTTGCCCTCGGGGTGAGTTCCTGCGCGGGAGATAATGCTTTCACTTCCCGGCTCAACCCGATCCCCGGCGCCTTTGGCTCCATCAATTCGGTGACGGTCGTAGCGGATTCCTCCCTCTGGCTGAACGGAGCGTCGGATTCGATCGCCTATTTTTTGGAGGCGCCCTACATCATCTTGCCGCAGCCGGAGCCCATTTTTGATGTTCGCTTCATCGAGCCCGAAAAGCTATCGGCCGTACCTACGTTCCGGGAGCTGCGTAACTACGTCGTCCTGGCGGACATCAGCGATAAGAATAGCCCCACTACCAAGATGGTCGTCAAGGACCTCAGTGATGCCAAGATCCAACAGGTTAAGGAGGAAGGCTTCAGCACCGTCGTCGCCCGCAACAAGTGGGCCACCGGCCAGCAACTCATCTACCTGATGGGCAAGAACCGGGAGGAACTGCTCCGGGGCATGTCCTCCACCCGCGCCGCCGTAGTGAAGCGCATTGCTGACAGCGAAAACCTCCGCATGAAGGAAACCGCTTTCTTCCAGGGTGTAGACAAAGCTCTGATGGATACCATCAGCCAGCGAACGGGCGCCCGTATCCGCGTCCCATACGGCTACGAGTTGGTCCCGGTTCGGTCCGATGACTTCGTCTGGTTCAAGCGTGGCACGCGCAAGGGCAGCATGAACATTATGGTCACGAAAGTGCCCTACGAAAACCAGGAGCAGCTCAGTAAAGAGGGGCTCAAGACCATCCGCGATCAGATTGGCAAGCGCTACGTCAGTTCCTCCCTCGCGGATACCTACATGCGCGTCAACGATAAGGATCTTCCCCTCTTCACCGAGACGACCGACCTGAACGGTGCCTTCGCCATCGAAGGGCGCGGCATTTGGGAAATGGAGAACGACTTTCAGGGTGGCCCCTTCATTTCTTATCTCATCAACGACGAAGCGAACCGCCAATTGGTACTCGTCGACGGCTTCATCCTGGCCCCCGGTGAGAAGAAGCGGGACTTGATGGGGGAGTTGGAGCAGATACTGGCTACTACAAAGGTGAATTAA
- a CDS encoding MoxR family ATPase — MPVPNFKSDVEAVDALAKTYRALTAEIGKVIVGQEEVVKTVLISMFANGHSLLVGVPGLAKTLLVSTISEVLDLDFKRVQFTPDLMPTDITGSEILGDDRKFEFNEGPLFANIVLADEINRTPPKTQAALLEAMQERSVTVSGERHVLPSPFFVLATQNPIEQEGTYPLPEAQLDRFMFNIPLDYPTYEQEIAVVKGTTGTKVSDLSHIISGEEILYFQQLVRKIPISDNVLEYAVSLTTKTRPGTDRATDNVNKYISWGAGPRASQYLVLGAKCHAAISGKYSPDIEDVQAIAKYVLRHRIVRNYKAEAEGITEEHVIESLF; from the coding sequence ATGCCTGTACCGAATTTCAAGAGCGACGTCGAAGCCGTCGATGCATTAGCCAAAACTTACCGCGCCCTGACCGCTGAAATCGGGAAGGTTATCGTCGGCCAGGAAGAGGTCGTGAAGACCGTCCTCATCTCCATGTTTGCTAATGGCCACAGCCTGTTGGTCGGAGTGCCCGGGCTGGCGAAAACCCTGTTGGTATCGACCATTTCCGAGGTGTTGGACCTGGACTTCAAGCGCGTGCAGTTTACGCCGGATTTGATGCCGACCGACATTACCGGTTCGGAGATCCTGGGGGATGACCGCAAGTTTGAGTTCAACGAGGGCCCCTTGTTTGCCAATATCGTCCTGGCGGATGAGATCAACCGTACCCCGCCCAAGACGCAGGCGGCCCTGCTGGAGGCCATGCAGGAACGCAGCGTGACGGTGTCGGGTGAGCGCCACGTGTTGCCTTCGCCCTTCTTCGTACTCGCTACGCAAAACCCCATCGAGCAGGAGGGAACCTACCCGCTGCCCGAAGCTCAGTTGGACCGCTTCATGTTCAACATCCCCCTCGATTACCCGACCTACGAGCAGGAAATTGCCGTCGTGAAAGGCACCACGGGCACGAAGGTGAGCGACCTGAGCCACATTATTTCCGGAGAAGAAATTTTGTACTTCCAGCAACTCGTCCGCAAGATCCCCATCAGCGATAACGTGTTGGAATACGCCGTGAGCCTCACCACCAAGACCCGCCCCGGCACCGACCGGGCGACGGACAACGTCAACAAATACATCAGCTGGGGAGCCGGCCCGCGCGCTTCGCAGTACCTCGTGCTCGGCGCCAAGTGCCACGCCGCCATTTCCGGCAAGTACAGCCCCGATATTGAAGACGTCCAGGCGATCGCCAAGTACGTACTCCGCCACCGGATCGTCCGCAACTACAAAGCAGAAGCGGAGGGGATTACGGAGGAGCACGTGATTGAAAGCCTGTTTTAG
- the porQ gene encoding type IX secretion system protein PorQ, translating into MRNISALFLALFLCTGASAQVGGISTYEFLNLPNSATVAAMGGHHIALRDDDLSLALRNPALLNDAMHQRGALSHGFHPAGISNSSLAYGYFHDKTKVTFQAGLQYTGYGSDLVRRDNTGQDLGTFSANDFALTVGGGRTFDERLSVGANLKLISSQLAGYGSFGLATDLAVHYQDSSSLWGVSLLARNIGLQIGKYDGASDREPLPYELQIGINRQLRYLPFRFSVIYRYLDRWNVLFEDPNAEIETSILTVEEETTGRGAGAVFLDNLARHFVLNGELMIGKQKNLRLRFGYNHGLRRELRLTDFRSLAGYSFGFAFRTKRFSLAYGRTTYHLGGGINQLGIDVGLGKR; encoded by the coding sequence ATGCGGAATATCAGCGCTTTGTTTCTTGCCCTCTTCCTCTGCACCGGCGCCAGCGCCCAGGTTGGTGGCATTAGTACCTATGAGTTTCTGAACCTGCCGAACTCCGCGACCGTCGCCGCCATGGGTGGCCACCACATCGCGTTGCGGGATGATGACCTGAGCCTCGCGCTCCGCAACCCCGCTCTGCTGAACGACGCGATGCACCAGCGGGGCGCCCTGAGCCACGGTTTCCACCCGGCGGGGATATCGAATAGCTCACTGGCCTACGGCTATTTCCACGACAAGACGAAGGTGACCTTCCAGGCCGGCCTGCAGTACACCGGCTACGGTAGCGACCTCGTGCGCCGCGATAATACGGGGCAGGATCTGGGAACGTTTTCCGCCAATGATTTCGCCCTCACCGTCGGTGGCGGCCGGACCTTCGACGAACGACTCAGCGTGGGTGCCAACCTGAAATTGATCTCTTCCCAACTGGCCGGCTACGGCAGTTTCGGTCTTGCTACGGACCTCGCCGTGCACTACCAGGATAGCTCCAGCCTTTGGGGCGTGAGCCTACTGGCGCGAAATATCGGTTTGCAAATCGGCAAGTACGACGGGGCTTCCGACCGGGAACCCCTACCCTACGAACTACAGATCGGGATCAATCGCCAGCTCCGCTACCTCCCCTTCCGCTTCAGCGTGATCTATCGCTACCTCGACCGCTGGAACGTCCTCTTCGAAGACCCGAACGCGGAAATCGAAACGAGTATCCTCACCGTCGAAGAGGAAACGACTGGCCGCGGCGCCGGCGCCGTCTTCCTAGACAACCTGGCCCGCCACTTCGTCCTGAACGGCGAACTGATGATTGGAAAGCAGAAAAATCTGCGGCTGCGCTTTGGCTACAACCACGGTCTCCGCCGCGAGCTCCGGCTGACGGATTTTCGCTCGCTGGCGGGCTATTCTTTTGGTTTTGCCTTCCGTACCAAGCGCTTCTCCCTGGCTTACGGGCGGACGACTTACCACCTGGGCGGGGGGATCAACCAGTTGGGGATTGATGTGGGTTTGGGGAAACGGTAG
- a CDS encoding FAD-binding and (Fe-S)-binding domain-containing protein — MAAKVHFPGPPYLVDMTMDAELRTGLEHLAAGLAGELHVDEIHRILYATDASVYREKPLAVVLPKTEEDIVKCVRFAKVFRVPITPRAGGTSLAGQAVGAGLIIDVSKYLREIVEINVEEGYAIVQPGVIRDQLNAALQPLGFWFGPNTSTANRCTIGGMFGNNSCGSTSITVGSTRDHVLAARVVLASGQQAHVARADLARSRVQGMGGYPPIDVVPDHLIGHFHEIFDREANREAITEAFPKASVTRRNTGYALDLLMDQAPFNPYGEHLNLCTLLAGSEGTLAFTTLLKVNILPLPPKGTALAAVHFKSIDGAMRATQLVMRHQPFMCELMDDTILRLARTNPAQAKNADFVWEDPRAILLVEFRAETDAAAQELAELMDDELTADEYVGKTMTATTFLSSAADVARAWNLRAAGLGILGNMVGDAKAVACIEDTAVAIEDLADYIAEVETLMRTYEQDTVYYAHAGAGEIHLRPVLNLKKSADREAFYHITRDVAKLVKKYRGSLSGEHGDGRVRAAFLPDMLGPEVYDLLVGLKRKFDPDNLLNPGKIVEAPPMNEGLRYEADVATPKYSTILDWSSDQGLLRAAEKCNGSGDCRKMEGGAMCPSYRATLAEKHSTRGRANALREVLTRNQHDDPFQHPMLEEAMDLCLSCKACTSECPSSVDMTNLKAEYLFQRDDMRLRSMVVAANEPLYRLGSKVPGLANFMLKATGPLMKRLLRIAPERSLPPIAHQTLRAWAKQKGEAVRPKNSAYLFCDEFINLQEPHVGIAAFQVLQKLGYSPALTEKNKPSGRAQMSKGLLNNARDLAEYNVRYLSELLLPYQRPLIGLEPSAILSFRDEYPKLLRGELKEKAEAIAALTYTFDEFLFEQFSTGYITVDDFGDEAVNLVLHVHCHEKALGDAGKCAAALSLPENFTVKLLDSGCCGMAGSFGYEAEHYELSKTIAEQSLLRHLRGLPEDTLIVANGTSCRHQVKDLLPGRRAISSAEALLRSWSVPD; from the coding sequence ATGGCCGCAAAGGTACACTTCCCCGGCCCACCGTACCTTGTGGACATGACGATGGACGCGGAGTTACGGACTGGTTTGGAACACCTTGCGGCAGGTCTGGCGGGGGAACTACACGTTGACGAAATCCACCGTATTCTCTACGCCACCGACGCCAGTGTATACCGGGAGAAACCCCTTGCCGTCGTGTTACCGAAGACGGAAGAAGACATCGTAAAGTGCGTCCGCTTTGCCAAGGTTTTTCGGGTGCCCATCACGCCGCGGGCGGGTGGTACTAGCCTGGCTGGGCAGGCCGTGGGGGCGGGGTTGATCATCGATGTGAGCAAATACCTGCGGGAGATCGTCGAAATCAACGTGGAAGAGGGGTACGCCATCGTGCAGCCCGGCGTCATTCGCGACCAACTCAACGCGGCGCTGCAGCCCCTTGGTTTCTGGTTTGGCCCCAACACTTCCACGGCCAATCGTTGCACCATCGGTGGCATGTTTGGTAATAATTCTTGCGGTAGTACGAGCATCACGGTCGGTTCTACGCGGGACCACGTGCTGGCGGCGCGGGTCGTTCTGGCCAGCGGGCAACAGGCGCACGTAGCGCGGGCGGATCTGGCGCGGTCGCGGGTGCAGGGGATGGGGGGATACCCACCCATCGACGTAGTACCGGATCACCTAATCGGACATTTCCACGAAATTTTCGATCGGGAGGCTAACCGCGAGGCGATTACCGAGGCCTTCCCCAAAGCTTCCGTCACCCGCCGTAATACCGGTTACGCCCTGGATCTGCTGATGGATCAGGCACCCTTCAATCCTTACGGAGAGCACCTCAACCTGTGTACCCTGCTGGCGGGTTCGGAAGGGACGCTGGCGTTTACGACGCTGCTCAAAGTGAATATTTTGCCCCTCCCGCCGAAGGGCACCGCATTGGCCGCTGTCCACTTCAAGAGTATCGATGGCGCCATGCGGGCTACCCAACTCGTGATGCGCCACCAACCCTTCATGTGTGAGTTGATGGATGACACCATCCTCCGCCTCGCGCGTACGAACCCGGCCCAGGCGAAGAACGCCGACTTCGTCTGGGAAGATCCGCGTGCCATCCTCCTGGTCGAGTTTCGGGCTGAGACGGATGCTGCCGCTCAGGAGCTAGCCGAACTGATGGACGATGAATTGACGGCAGACGAGTACGTGGGCAAGACGATGACGGCTACCACCTTCCTCAGTAGCGCAGCCGACGTTGCCAGGGCCTGGAATCTCCGCGCCGCCGGTCTCGGCATCCTGGGGAACATGGTCGGCGATGCCAAAGCCGTGGCCTGCATCGAAGACACCGCCGTCGCCATTGAAGACCTGGCCGACTACATCGCCGAGGTCGAAACCCTCATGCGGACCTACGAACAGGATACCGTCTATTACGCCCACGCCGGGGCGGGGGAGATCCACCTGCGGCCCGTCCTGAACCTCAAAAAGAGTGCGGACCGGGAAGCTTTCTACCACATTACGCGGGACGTAGCCAAGCTCGTCAAAAAGTACCGGGGTTCCCTCAGCGGGGAGCACGGGGACGGACGCGTAAGGGCTGCCTTCCTCCCCGATATGCTGGGGCCGGAGGTCTACGATCTGCTGGTTGGCCTGAAACGAAAGTTTGATCCCGACAATCTCTTAAACCCCGGCAAGATCGTGGAGGCCCCTCCGATGAATGAGGGCCTGCGCTACGAAGCCGACGTGGCTACTCCGAAGTACTCCACCATCCTCGATTGGTCTTCCGATCAGGGGCTGCTCCGCGCCGCCGAAAAGTGTAATGGCTCGGGTGATTGCCGGAAAATGGAAGGCGGCGCCATGTGCCCGTCCTACCGCGCCACGCTTGCCGAAAAACACAGCACCCGCGGCCGCGCCAATGCCCTCCGCGAAGTGCTCACCCGCAACCAGCACGACGACCCTTTCCAACATCCGATGCTGGAGGAAGCCATGGACCTCTGCCTGAGTTGCAAAGCCTGCACCAGCGAATGCCCCAGCTCGGTTGACATGACCAATCTGAAGGCGGAATACCTCTTTCAACGGGACGATATGCGCTTGCGCTCGATGGTGGTAGCCGCGAATGAACCCCTCTACCGCTTGGGGTCCAAAGTGCCGGGGCTAGCTAATTTCATGCTGAAAGCCACCGGCCCGTTGATGAAACGCCTGCTGCGCATCGCACCGGAACGCAGTTTACCACCGATCGCCCACCAAACGCTGCGGGCCTGGGCGAAGCAGAAAGGGGAAGCGGTGCGGCCCAAAAACTCCGCCTACCTCTTCTGTGACGAATTCATCAATCTACAGGAGCCACACGTGGGGATCGCTGCGTTCCAAGTGCTGCAGAAGTTGGGCTACAGCCCGGCGCTTACTGAGAAAAACAAACCCAGCGGCCGCGCGCAAATGAGCAAGGGACTATTGAATAACGCCCGCGATCTGGCGGAGTATAACGTCCGTTACCTAAGTGAGCTGTTGCTCCCGTACCAACGCCCGCTGATCGGTCTGGAGCCGAGCGCCATCCTCAGTTTTCGGGATGAATACCCCAAACTTTTGCGCGGAGAATTGAAAGAAAAAGCGGAAGCCATCGCCGCCCTCACCTACACATTTGATGAGTTCCTCTTCGAGCAATTTAGTACCGGTTACATCACCGTCGACGACTTCGGTGACGAGGCCGTCAACCTTGTCCTGCACGTCCACTGCCACGAAAAAGCACTGGGGGATGCGGGCAAGTGCGCCGCCGCGCTGAGTTTGCCGGAGAACTTTACGGTGAAGTTATTAGATAGTGGCTGTTGCGGGATGGCGGGCAGCTTTGGCTACGAAGCGGAGCACTACGAGTTGAGTAAGACCATTGCGGAACAGTCGTTGCTGCGCCACTTACGCGGGCTGCCGGAGGATACGCTGATCGTCGCGAATGGGACGAGCTGCCGCCACCAGGTCAAGGACTTGTTGCCGGGGCGGCGGGCGATTTCTTCGGCGGAGGCGTTGTTGCGGAGTTGGTCGGTTCCCGATTGA
- a CDS encoding DUF3109 family protein has translation MYLIQDIFVSDEVTDEQFACNLNACKGACCWEGDFGAPLEKAELAELENAYEQVKPNLTPEGIAAIEAQGLYTNSPETKGWDTTLVNGGACAYMGKTEGGMAYCAIEKTYNEGKIGWKKPISCHLYPIRVKSKPEANFEALNYDRWDICSAACTKGQREKIRVFEFAKPALIRKYGEDWYAELEAAVNRKEE, from the coding sequence ATGTACCTCATCCAGGATATTTTCGTGAGCGACGAAGTGACCGACGAGCAATTTGCCTGCAACCTCAACGCCTGCAAGGGAGCCTGCTGCTGGGAAGGCGACTTCGGCGCACCCCTCGAAAAAGCGGAACTGGCGGAACTGGAAAACGCCTACGAGCAAGTAAAACCCAACCTGACGCCGGAGGGCATCGCCGCCATCGAAGCCCAGGGCCTCTACACGAACAGCCCGGAAACCAAGGGTTGGGATACGACGCTCGTCAACGGCGGCGCCTGCGCCTATATGGGCAAGACCGAAGGTGGGATGGCCTATTGCGCCATCGAAAAAACCTACAACGAAGGCAAGATCGGTTGGAAAAAACCCATCAGTTGCCACCTCTACCCCATTCGCGTGAAGAGCAAGCCCGAGGCCAATTTTGAAGCCCTCAATTACGACCGGTGGGACATCTGCTCCGCCGCCTGCACCAAGGGCCAACGGGAAAAGATCCGCGTTTTTGAGTTCGCCAAACCTGCCCTCATCCGCAAGTACGGCGAAGACTGGTACGCGGAACTGGAAGCGGCCGTGAACCGGAAGGAAGAGTAA